In Magnolia sinica isolate HGM2019 chromosome 12, MsV1, whole genome shotgun sequence, a single genomic region encodes these proteins:
- the LOC131220084 gene encoding alpha-terpineol synthase, chloroplastic-like yields MRWNKLVPVVAVACWDDSLGLEELMEMVDFADSAVVEAVGYVMLAMSDLLVEMMLEVTIMVAPSIKVSCKTDVLRPPSGAKARRNLRCCASTQVTELMTARRSANYHPSIWDGNFIQSLTSDYKGNTCLERLEKLKEDVRHTLQEAVGLLDQLELVDCIQRLGVGYHFDKEIKKILKMISTEPNNAGLIEGDLYATALCFRLLRQHEYEVPQGVFNRFMDDSSSFKASLCDDVKGMLSLYEASYLALEGETTLDEAQAFTCRHLKGLKGNIDTNLKSLVEHALELPLHWRMLRLEARWYIDTYERMEDMNPLLLELAKLDFNVMQTVYHGELRKMSRWWKDLGLGLKLGFARDRLMECFVWSIGVKFEPQFEQCRKDLTKLGQLITTIDDVYDVYGSLEELKLFTKAVDRWDTNAMEGLPEYMKICFLALYNTVNEIAYDTLKEQGLDVIPYLRKSWADLCKAYLVEARWYYSGYTPTLDEYLNNAWISISGPVILVHAYVSMKQMITKEALDCVGSYENIMQWSSMIFRLSDDLGTSSDELERGDVPKSIQCYMHKNSASEVVAREQIRARISDIWKKMNKDVAISPLPQPFKDAAVNLVRMAQCVYQYGDGFGVPDRESKDHILSLVVEPIPLMES; encoded by the exons GCTCCTAGCATAAAAGTTTCTTGCAAGACAGATGTACTAAGACCTCCAAGTGGTGCCAAAGCCAGAAGAAATCTACGTTGCTGTGCGAGTACTCAGGTCACAGAGCTGATGACTGCCCGACGCTCAGCTAATTACCATCCAAGCATTTGGGATGGCAATTTCATCCAGTCGTTAACTAGTGATTATAAG GGCAATACATGCTTGGAACGATTAGAGAAGCTAAAGGAAGACGTGAGGCATACTTTGCAAGAAGCGGTTGGGCTGTTGGATCAGCTTGAGCTGGTTGATTGTATCCAACGTCTTGGAGTGGGTTATCATTTTGATAAGGAAatcaagaaaattctaaaaatgattTCGACAGAGCCCAACAATGCGGGTTTGATTGAAGGGGATCTCTATGCTACAGCTTTATGCTTTAGGCTGCTTAGGCAACATGAATATGAAGTCCCACAAG gTGTTTTTAATAGGTTCATGGATGATTCAAGTAGTTTCAAGGCAAGCCTTTGCGATGATGTGAAAGGCATGTTGAGCTTGTATGAAGCTTCGTACCTTGCTTTAGAAGGCGAAACCACCTTGGATGAGGCACAGGCTTTCACGTGTAGACATCTCAAGGGTCTCAAAGGGAATATAGACACAAACCTTAAAAGCCTAGTAGAGCATGCATTGGAGCTTCCCTTGCATTGGAGGATGCTAAGATTAGAGGCTAGGTGGTACATTGACACATATGAGAGAATGGAGGATATGAATCCTCTTTTGCTTGAACTGGCTAAGCTGGATTTCAACGTGATGCAAACTGTATACCATGGAGAACTCAGGAAAATGTCTAG GTGGTGGAAGGATCTAGGGCTGGGATTGAAGTTGGGTTTTGCTAGAGACCGTCTGATGGAGTGCTTTGTATGGTCTATTGGAGTGAAGTTTGAGCCTCAGTTTGAACAATGCAGGAAAGATCTTACAAAATTGGGTCAATTGATAACGACTAttgatgatgtttatgacgtctaTGGTTCGTTGGAGGAACTGAAACTATTTACGAAGGCAGTTGACAG GTGGGACACTAATGCCATGGAAGGGCTACCAGAATACATGAAGATTTGCTTTTTAGCCCTCTACAACACTGTGAATGAAATTGCTTACGACACGCTGAAGGAACAAGGCTTGGATGTCATTCCATACTTACGAAAATCG TGGGCCGATTTATGTAAAGCATACTTGGTGGAAGCAAGATGGTACTATAGCGGATATACACCGACGCTTGATGAATATCTAAACAACGCATGGATTTCGATATCAGGGCCAGTCATACTAGTTCATGCTTATGTCTCTATGAAACAAATGATAACAAAGGAGGCATTGGACTGCGTAGGAAGCTATGAAAACATCATGCAATGGTCATCAATGATTTTTCGACTTAGTGATGATTTGGGAACGTCATCA GATGAGTTAGAGAGAGGAGATGTGCCAAAATCTATCCAGTGTTACATGCACAAAAATAGTGCTTCAGAGGTTGTTGCACGGGAACAGATAAGAGCTCGAATTAGTGACATATGGAAGAAGATGAACAAAGATGTTGCAATTTCTCCATTGCCTCAGCCATTCAAAGATGCTGCTGTAAATCTTGTACGGATGGCCCAATGTGTGTACCAATATGGGGATGGGTTTGGTGTTCCAGATCGTGAGAGCAAGGACCATATCCTGTCACTTGTGGTGGAACCTATTCCATTAATGGAGAGCTAA